In one window of Hevea brasiliensis isolate MT/VB/25A 57/8 chromosome 10, ASM3005281v1, whole genome shotgun sequence DNA:
- the LOC110661375 gene encoding B3 domain-containing protein At2g31420-like: MDRVLDTDDDGGCLDRMFAAIKLLEESILTAFVQQVRAEAMSKHDDGLAAYVPKKSRGHGQRVDKKSHSQSSLFHHVKSSGSVDENKNKKRVGGKRCFQTVNSNEDQQKKRKLLKRPRPDRINFANFGLETPTDMPEEWWHKIQAKGGIDVKLVIIKQMFATDLNAHHDRFSIPFRQIRDSSFLTEDEKRKLKKPKEKIPVTLMEPCGSESKMWLRQWNLNSSSTYVLTSSWKKVLERNRQRSSRKFKQNDIVQLWSFRHNGELWFALFKVGDASATPSGSGSKGKNGDGASTIHSTMLDLELHL; this comes from the coding sequence ATGGACAGAGTTCTTGATACCGATGATGATGGTGGGTGTTTAGACAGAATGTTTGCTGCGATCAAGTTACTGGAAGAAAGTATTCTGACTGCTTTTGTGCAACAAGTAAGAGCTGAAGCCATGAGCAAGCATGATGACGGACTTGCCGCATATGTGCCCAAGAAAAGCAGGGGCCATGGACAACGTGTAGACAAGAAATCTCATTCTCAATCATCTTTATTTCATCATGTGAAGTCTTCTGGGAGCGTGGACGAGAACAAGAACAAGAAAAGGGTTGGTGGCAAGCGATGCTTTCAAACTGTTAATAGTAATGAAGATCAACAGAAGAAAAGGAAATTGCTGAAGAGACCAAGGCCTGACAGAAtcaattttgcaaattttggTTTGGAGACACCAACTGACATGCCTGAGGAATGGTGGCATAAAATTCAAGCAAAAGGAGGCATTGATGTGAAGTTGGTAATAATAAAACAAATGTTTGCCACTGATTTAAATGCTCACCACGATCGTTTCTCAATCCCTTTTAGGCAGATAAGAGATTCCAGTTTTCTTACAGAGGATGAGAAGAGAAAGTTAAAGAAGCCCAAGGAGAAAATACCAGTTACACTCATGGAACCTTGTGGTTCTGAGTCTAAGATGTGGCTAAGGCAGTGGAATTTGAATAGTAGTAGTACCTATGTGTTGACGTCTAGTTGGAAGAAAGTCTTGGAAAGGAATCGTCAGAGATCATCAAGGAAATTCAAACAAAATGACATAGTGCAGCTTTGGTCGTTCAGGCACAATGGAGAACTCTGGTTTGCACTGTTTAAGGTTGGGGATGCAAGTGCGACTCCTAGCGGTAGTGGCAGTAAAGGTAAGAATGGGGATGGTGCAAGTACAATTCATAGTACAATGTTGGACCTGGAACTACATTTATAA